In a genomic window of Mesoplasma tabanidae:
- a CDS encoding lipoate--protein ligase: MINLLISKSHDPAYNLAVEEYLTYHYQAKDPILFIWQNSNTIVVGRNQNTYAEINIAEAIKDEVKIIRRNTGGGTVFQDMGNVCYSLIVNNDKDSQSNFEIALQPIIQYLRSEGLNANFSGRNDIEIDGYKISGNAQLKTSNKILQHGTLLFNVELPRILKYLNVDPEKIKHQKVKSKPARVANIKALLEGINKTIELIDFINNVINSYTKNEETKWIEFNDVDQAIIHKCFEEKYQSRDWTFAKNEDFEISNKKYLESKGLTEIKINVDKGKIKNIKIYGDFLGYIGTEALEFALLNVDYDYHSVKDVLNKFALKEIFGDNFEAEDILNLIFN; this comes from the coding sequence ATGATTAATCTACTTATTTCAAAATCACATGATCCAGCTTATAACCTAGCTGTTGAAGAGTATTTAACATATCACTATCAAGCAAAAGATCCTATTTTGTTCATTTGACAAAATAGTAATACAATTGTTGTTGGTAGAAATCAAAATACTTATGCTGAAATTAACATTGCTGAAGCAATAAAAGATGAAGTAAAAATTATAAGAAGAAATACAGGTGGGGGAACAGTTTTCCAAGATATGGGAAATGTATGTTATTCACTAATTGTCAATAATGATAAAGACTCTCAATCTAACTTTGAAATTGCACTACAACCAATTATTCAATATTTAAGAAGTGAAGGTTTAAATGCTAATTTCTCAGGAAGAAATGATATTGAAATTGATGGATATAAAATATCAGGAAATGCACAATTAAAAACATCAAATAAAATTCTTCAACATGGTACACTATTGTTTAATGTTGAATTACCAAGAATTTTAAAATACTTGAATGTTGATCCTGAAAAAATTAAACATCAAAAAGTTAAATCAAAACCAGCAAGAGTTGCTAATATAAAAGCACTTTTAGAAGGTATCAATAAAACTATTGAACTAATTGATTTTATTAATAATGTTATTAATAGCTACACTAAAAATGAAGAAACTAAATGAATTGAATTCAATGATGTTGATCAAGCAATTATTCATAAATGCTTTGAAGAAAAATATCAATCTCGTGATTGAACATTTGCGAAGAATGAGGATTTTGAAATTAGTAACAAAAAATATTTAGAATCAAAAGGTTTAACAGAAATTAAAATTAACGTTGATAAAGGAAAAATCAAAAATATTAAAATTTATGGTGACTTTTTAGGTTACATTGGAACTGAAGCATTAGAATTTGCATTATTAAATGTAGATTATGATTATCATTCAGTTAAAGATGTATTAAATAAATTTGCTTTAAAAGAAATATTTGGTGATAACTTTGAAGCAGAAGACATTTTGAATTTAATATTCAATTAA
- a CDS encoding IS30 family transposase, with protein MNNYKQISLKERTLIEYLLNVQNKSVSFIAKELNRNRSTIYREIKRNKAAVIYKAKDAQFTRDINNTLSHQNEINKYKEFLRFLYANFNPKSFSIDVCVFKAKELGIKTPTTQTVYNWIKNKQIKIKSKDLLRPRFWWKKSSKYKKYLWEISKMNSIPITYRPKNINKRKEVGHFEIDLVVGSGNTSKAIITLVERVTRKGFAIKLENKTMKHTNEKLKELIGKENLNIKSITKDNGMEFNLLHEVTQELSVPLYTCNTYASCEKGTNENFNGLIRRYLPKKTNFTNLTDDNIIEILNEINKMPRKILNYKSAQEFYETFG; from the coding sequence ATGAATAATTATAAACAAATATCTTTAAAAGAAAGAACATTAATTGAATATCTATTAAATGTTCAAAATAAATCAGTTTCTTTCATAGCTAAAGAACTAAATAGAAATAGATCAACGATTTACAGAGAAATCAAAAGAAATAAAGCAGCTGTAATTTATAAAGCTAAAGATGCGCAATTTACTAGAGACATTAATAACACCTTATCTCATCAAAATGAAATAAATAAATATAAGGAATTCTTAAGATTTCTTTATGCAAATTTTAATCCAAAAAGCTTTAGTATTGATGTTTGCGTTTTTAAGGCCAAAGAACTTGGAATCAAAACCCCAACAACTCAAACTGTTTACAATTGAATTAAAAATAAACAAATAAAAATAAAATCAAAAGACTTGCTTAGACCTAGGTTTTGATGAAAAAAGTCTAGTAAATATAAGAAATATCTATGAGAAATTTCAAAAATGAACTCTATTCCAATTACTTATAGACCTAAAAATATTAATAAAAGAAAAGAAGTAGGTCATTTTGAAATAGATTTAGTTGTGGGTTCAGGTAACACTTCAAAAGCAATAATTACACTTGTCGAAAGAGTTACCCGAAAGGGTTTTGCAATTAAACTAGAAAATAAAACTATGAAACATACAAATGAAAAATTAAAAGAATTAATTGGAAAAGAAAATTTAAATATTAAATCTATCACTAAAGATAACGGTATGGAATTTAATCTTTTACATGAAGTCACACAAGAATTAAGCGTGCCACTTTATACATGTAATACGTATGCTTCTTGTGAAAAAGGCACTAATGAAAACTTTAATGGATTAATCAGAAGATATTTACCTAAGAAAACTAATTTTACAAATTTAACAGATGATAATATAATTGAAATATTAAATGAAATAAATAAAATGCCTCGTAAAATTCTGAACTACAAATCAGCTCAGGAATTTTATGAGACATTCGGTTAG
- a CDS encoding alpha-ketoacid dehydrogenase subunit beta produces MAVINNIKAVTEALDIAMDRDKNVVVFGEDVGLEGGVFRATQGLQQKYGIERSFNAPISEAMFAGVGLGMAMNGMKPVVELQFQGLGLPALQNVIANISRMRNRSRGKWTAPMVIRMPMGGGIRALEHHSEALEAIFAHIPGIKTVMPSTPYDTKGLLLAAIESPDPVIVLEPTKLYRAFKQEVPEGYYTVPIGEAYKIQEGSDLTIVTYGAQTVDCMKAVEMIKSSHPSASIELIDLRSIQPWDKKMVIESVKKTGRLLVVSEAVRSFGVPAEIITTVNENCFDSLKAPLARCTGYDVVIPYDRGEGFHQVNPQKVVEAIKKVLDYKF; encoded by the coding sequence ATGGCAGTTATTAATAATATTAAAGCAGTTACAGAAGCACTTGACATTGCAATGGACCGTGATAAAAACGTTGTTGTTTTCGGTGAAGACGTTGGTTTAGAAGGTGGAGTTTTCAGAGCTACTCAAGGACTGCAACAAAAATACGGAATTGAAAGAAGTTTCAATGCTCCAATTTCAGAAGCAATGTTTGCTGGTGTTGGATTAGGGATGGCAATGAATGGTATGAAACCTGTTGTTGAATTGCAATTCCAAGGACTAGGATTACCAGCGTTACAAAACGTTATTGCTAATATTTCACGTATGAGAAATAGAAGTCGTGGTAAATGAACAGCACCTATGGTTATTAGAATGCCAATGGGTGGAGGAATTAGAGCCCTAGAACATCACTCAGAAGCTTTAGAAGCTATCTTTGCACATATCCCGGGTATTAAAACAGTTATGCCTTCAACACCTTATGACACAAAAGGTTTATTACTAGCAGCAATTGAATCACCAGATCCAGTTATTGTTTTAGAACCAACTAAGTTATATCGTGCATTCAAACAAGAAGTACCAGAAGGATACTATACAGTTCCAATTGGTGAAGCTTACAAAATCCAAGAAGGAAGTGATTTAACAATTGTCACTTATGGAGCACAAACAGTTGACTGTATGAAAGCTGTTGAAATGATTAAATCATCTCATCCATCTGCATCAATTGAATTAATTGATTTACGTTCAATTCAACCATGAGATAAAAAAATGGTTATTGAATCAGTTAAAAAAACAGGGAGATTATTAGTAGTTAGTGAAGCAGTTAGATCATTTGGTGTACCTGCAGAAATTATTACAACAGTTAATGAAAATTGTTTTGATTCATTAAAAGCACCTTTAGCAAGATGTACTGGATATGATGTTGTTATTCCTTATGACAGAGGGGAAGGATTCCACCAAGTGAACCCACAGAAAGTTGTAGAAGCAATTAAAAAAGTGCTTGACTACAAATTTTAG
- a CDS encoding FAD-dependent oxidoreductase, translating into MKVIVLGTNHAGTTAVRTLKRLNPEIEVTTYDRNDVISFLGCGIALWVKGEVKDPNGLFYATPEILEAEGINVKMKHEWVSIDADKKTVLIKNLETGETFEDNYDKVIVATGTWPLLPSIPGLDLKGVQICKNYDHAKKIQQANLDDSIKKVTVVGAGYIGVELVDAFVAHGKEVTLVDFADRIMPVYYDAEFTKHVEERMEKAGVKLALSQGVKEFKGVNGKVTHVVTDKEEIAADYVIFSVGVVAQTKQLEGVVDLNDRKAILTNEYCQSSNPDIYAIGDCSTVFNKALNMEMPIQLATTAVRTGILAAANIVNGNKLASPGFTGANGIEVFGFKMASAGVSETSAKKMGLDYEAILLSDSDRPEFMSTYKEAWIKLVWDKKTRKIIGAQVASENNHTEIMYMLSLGIQKELTIDELPLVDIFFLPHFNKPYNFVTLAGLEVLGLNYFKK; encoded by the coding sequence ATGAAAGTTATTGTTTTAGGTACTAACCATGCAGGTACAACTGCTGTTAGAACATTAAAAAGACTTAACCCAGAAATTGAAGTTACTACTTATGATAGAAATGATGTTATTTCATTTTTAGGATGTGGTATTGCACTATGGGTTAAAGGTGAAGTTAAAGATCCTAACGGATTATTTTATGCAACACCAGAAATTTTAGAAGCAGAAGGAATCAATGTGAAAATGAAACATGAATGAGTTTCAATTGATGCTGATAAAAAAACTGTTCTAATTAAAAATTTAGAAACAGGTGAAACATTTGAAGATAACTACGATAAAGTTATTGTTGCAACAGGTACATGACCTTTATTACCATCAATCCCAGGATTAGATTTAAAAGGTGTACAAATTTGTAAGAACTACGACCATGCTAAAAAAATTCAACAAGCTAATTTAGATGATTCAATCAAAAAAGTTACTGTTGTAGGAGCTGGATATATCGGAGTAGAATTAGTTGATGCTTTCGTGGCTCACGGAAAAGAAGTTACATTAGTTGACTTTGCTGACAGAATTATGCCAGTTTACTATGATGCTGAATTTACAAAACACGTTGAAGAAAGAATGGAAAAAGCTGGAGTTAAATTAGCTTTAAGCCAAGGAGTTAAAGAATTCAAAGGTGTTAATGGAAAAGTTACACATGTTGTTACTGATAAAGAAGAAATTGCAGCTGATTATGTAATATTCTCAGTTGGAGTAGTTGCTCAAACTAAACAATTAGAAGGTGTTGTTGATTTAAATGACAGAAAAGCAATTTTAACAAATGAATACTGTCAATCATCAAACCCAGATATTTATGCAATTGGTGACTGTTCAACAGTTTTCAACAAAGCATTAAACATGGAAATGCCAATTCAATTAGCAACAACTGCAGTTAGAACTGGTATTCTTGCAGCAGCAAATATTGTTAATGGAAATAAATTAGCATCACCAGGTTTCACAGGAGCAAATGGTATTGAAGTATTTGGTTTCAAAATGGCTTCAGCTGGTGTAAGTGAAACAAGTGCTAAAAAAATGGGATTAGATTATGAAGCAATTTTATTATCTGATTCAGATCGTCCAGAATTTATGTCAACTTATAAAGAAGCTTGAATTAAATTAGTATGAGACAAAAAAACAAGAAAAATTATTGGAGCTCAAGTAGCTAGTGAAAATAATCATACAGAAATTATGTACATGCTTTCATTAGGAATTCAAAAAGAATTAACTATTGATGAGTTACCATTAGTTGATATATTCTTCTTACCTCACTTCAACAAACCATATAACTTTGTTACATTAGCAGGTTTAGAAGTTTTAGGATTAAACTACTTTAAAAAATAA
- a CDS encoding dihydrolipoamide acetyltransferase family protein: MFKVKFADIGEGLTEGKVAEVLVKMGQEIKEGDALFFVETDKVNSEIPAPVGGKIANILISEGQEIKVGDVVIEIDDGSGLAEVTPVAEVKTKSEPIEENASVVGSTPVSNDVIASRATTNDAVVISNSGVKATPLARKIAADKKIDLSTIKGTGPHGRILVSDLGSASVAASSTSSVPKAAMKSIVDIDAPLSWDSIPMNGIRKATVKAMVKSHSENAAFTGMKNINITPTYDMRAMLKDGCESKGIKLTYLAFIVKAAAKVLEEMPNINVRIDAENNAILQVHNINIGIAVDTEKGLMVPVIKGANHLSIFEIASKIGELAKKARDGKLAMNEMKDATFTVSNFGSVGLDYATPIINSPESAILGVGTMTKTPIFVKDEIKAGWIMPFSMTCDHRIIDGGDAGRFLMKIENYLSNPALLLM; the protein is encoded by the coding sequence ATGTTTAAAGTAAAATTTGCTGATATTGGAGAAGGACTTACTGAAGGAAAAGTAGCAGAGGTTCTTGTTAAAATGGGACAAGAAATAAAAGAAGGAGATGCTTTATTCTTTGTTGAAACAGATAAAGTTAACTCTGAAATTCCAGCACCTGTTGGTGGAAAGATTGCAAACATTTTAATTTCTGAAGGACAAGAAATAAAAGTCGGAGACGTAGTTATTGAAATCGATGATGGATCTGGATTAGCTGAAGTAACACCTGTTGCTGAAGTTAAAACTAAAAGTGAACCAATTGAAGAAAATGCTTCAGTTGTAGGTTCAACACCAGTTTCAAATGACGTTATTGCATCAAGAGCAACAACAAATGATGCAGTTGTGATTTCAAATAGTGGAGTTAAAGCAACACCACTAGCAAGAAAAATTGCAGCAGATAAAAAAATTGATTTATCAACAATTAAAGGAACAGGCCCACATGGAAGAATTTTAGTATCAGACTTAGGTTCAGCATCTGTTGCTGCTTCAAGCACAAGTTCAGTTCCTAAAGCAGCTATGAAATCTATTGTTGATATAGATGCACCATTATCATGAGATTCAATTCCAATGAATGGAATCAGAAAAGCAACTGTTAAAGCAATGGTTAAATCTCATTCAGAAAACGCAGCATTTACAGGAATGAAAAATATTAATATTACTCCAACATATGACATGCGTGCAATGTTGAAAGATGGATGTGAATCAAAAGGAATTAAACTAACTTACTTAGCATTCATCGTAAAGGCAGCTGCTAAAGTATTAGAAGAAATGCCAAATATTAATGTTCGTATAGATGCTGAAAATAATGCAATCTTACAAGTACACAATATCAATATAGGTATTGCTGTTGATACTGAAAAAGGATTAATGGTTCCTGTTATTAAAGGAGCTAATCATTTATCAATATTTGAAATTGCAAGCAAAATTGGTGAGTTAGCTAAAAAAGCTAGAGATGGTAAATTAGCAATGAATGAAATGAAAGATGCAACTTTCACAGTTTCAAACTTTGGATCAGTTGGTCTAGATTACGCTACACCAATTATTAATTCGCCTGAATCAGCTATTTTAGGAGTAGGAACAATGACAAAAACACCTATTTTTGTAAAAGATGAAATTAAAGCGGGTTGAATCATGCCATTCTCAATGACATGTGATCATAGAATAATTGATGGTGGGGATGCCGGAAGATTCTTAATGAAAATAGAAAATTATTTAAGTAATCCAGCATTACTGTTAATGTAA
- the pdhA gene encoding pyruvate dehydrogenase (acetyl-transferring) E1 component subunit alpha, translated as MKYIGKFDPQKDEIVRVMDKDGKIINPKLVPSISDEELIKAYSIMNLSRRQDDYQNKMQRQGRLLSFLSSTGQEACEVAYTMVIDPKNDFFVSGYRNNAAWLTMGQTVRNIMLYWAGNEAGAKAPEGVNSLPPNIIIGSQYSQATGIAFAEKYQGKKGVAVTTTGDGGMSEGETYEAMNFAKLHELPVVFVCENNKWAISTPTVQQTKSLNIAVKAIATGTPSIKVDGNDFLASYAVAKEAVEFARSGNGPVLIEFDTYRLGAHSSSDAPDVYRPKGEFEDRVPYEPLIRLKAYMIQKGIWSEEKQTTLNDEQDKHIAAEFAWVEQNKNYPVEDIFNYQYAELTNDLKDQLAEAKEFFAKYPETKDGGHH; from the coding sequence ATGAAATATATAGGAAAATTTGATCCTCAAAAAGATGAAATAGTTCGTGTAATGGACAAAGATGGTAAAATCATTAATCCAAAATTAGTTCCATCAATTTCTGATGAAGAATTAATTAAAGCATACTCAATTATGAATCTTTCAAGAAGACAAGATGATTACCAAAATAAAATGCAAAGACAAGGAAGATTGTTATCTTTCTTAAGTTCAACAGGACAAGAAGCTTGTGAAGTTGCTTATACAATGGTTATTGATCCAAAAAACGATTTCTTTGTTTCAGGATATAGAAATAATGCAGCTTGATTAACAATGGGCCAAACAGTTAGAAACATTATGTTATATTGAGCTGGAAATGAAGCTGGAGCAAAAGCACCAGAAGGTGTTAATTCATTACCACCAAACATCATTATTGGTTCACAATACTCTCAAGCAACAGGTATTGCTTTTGCAGAAAAATACCAAGGTAAAAAAGGTGTTGCAGTTACTACAACTGGAGATGGTGGAATGAGTGAAGGTGAAACTTATGAAGCGATGAACTTTGCTAAGTTACATGAATTACCAGTTGTATTCGTTTGTGAAAATAATAAGTGAGCTATTTCAACTCCAACTGTTCAACAAACAAAATCACTAAATATTGCAGTTAAAGCAATTGCAACAGGGACTCCATCAATTAAAGTTGATGGGAATGATTTCTTAGCAAGTTATGCTGTAGCAAAAGAAGCAGTTGAATTTGCAAGAAGTGGAAATGGTCCAGTATTAATTGAATTTGATACATATAGACTTGGAGCCCACTCTTCATCAGATGCACCAGATGTTTACCGTCCAAAAGGTGAATTTGAGGATAGAGTTCCTTATGAACCATTAATAAGATTAAAAGCTTATATGATTCAAAAAGGAATTTGAAGTGAAGAAAAACAAACAACCTTAAATGATGAACAAGATAAACATATTGCGGCAGAATTTGCTTGAGTAGAACAAAACAAAAACTACCCAGTCGAAGATATATTCAATTACCAATATGCTGAATTAACAAATGATTTAAAAGATCAATTAGCAGAAGCAAAAGAATTCTTTGCTAAATACCCAGAAACTAAAGACGGAGGACACCACTAA
- a CDS encoding NCS2 family permease: MKRSRTDDFKVKDKKLNYLKSTNVIAKYFNFSNLNTTFKKEIIGGISTFLSMMYILSVEPAILGSAPSINGNGTMDSNGVFLATALVAAIATIVMGMSANVPIALAPSMGLNALFAFNIAKTGKIGYEGALIAAMISSIIFCIISITKLRALMINALPHSLHLIIGVSIGFFIAYVGISNIGFVSKTDSNLPIADLSNFKLNYPGMIIGSIVLFGSIILFYKKFFAPVAVMMIGGFIVALILANTVDNEAIKHSLGNAKWSDSEWNFGHLFNGFASNIKNSFSEIGNSEIWNKPTMYVSIFVLVILNFFDATGTLTSINIELNKAVGEDKQIPQKALIIDAGATIIGSGLGVSHMACYSESCVGISQGARSGFANIITGSLFLLSIPLFPLFKMMPNCISGAATAFIGTIMISSITEIEWKKPEIGVSAFFSILFMVITYNIANGIAVGIIAYTVTSIGVGKTKEVKPVIWALDVLFILYFIATAFIQ, encoded by the coding sequence ATGAAAAGATCAAGAACTGATGATTTTAAAGTTAAAGATAAAAAACTTAATTATTTAAAATCAACAAATGTAATTGCTAAATATTTTAACTTTAGTAATTTAAATACAACATTCAAAAAAGAAATCATAGGTGGTATAAGTACTTTCCTTTCAATGATGTACATTTTATCAGTAGAGCCAGCAATATTAGGAAGTGCACCAAGCATTAATGGAAATGGCACAATGGACAGCAATGGTGTGTTTTTAGCAACAGCTCTAGTTGCAGCTATTGCAACGATTGTTATGGGTATGAGCGCAAATGTTCCTATTGCACTAGCACCAAGTATGGGCTTAAATGCGCTTTTTGCGTTTAATATAGCTAAAACAGGAAAAATTGGGTATGAAGGTGCATTAATTGCAGCAATGATTTCATCAATAATTTTCTGCATTATATCTATAACAAAATTGAGAGCATTAATGATTAATGCTCTACCACATTCACTACACTTGATTATTGGTGTGTCAATTGGGTTTTTTATTGCTTATGTAGGTATATCAAATATAGGTTTTGTTTCAAAAACAGATTCTAATTTACCAATAGCGGATTTATCAAATTTTAAATTAAACTATCCAGGAATGATAATTGGTTCAATTGTTTTATTTGGTTCAATTATATTATTTTATAAAAAATTCTTTGCTCCAGTTGCGGTCATGATGATTGGAGGATTTATTGTTGCATTGATTTTAGCAAATACAGTTGATAATGAAGCAATAAAACATTCATTAGGAAATGCTAAATGATCTGATAGTGAATGAAACTTTGGACATTTATTTAACGGATTTGCTTCGAATATCAAAAATTCATTTTCAGAAATTGGTAATTCAGAAATTTGAAATAAGCCCACAATGTATGTTTCAATTTTTGTTTTAGTAATTTTAAATTTCTTTGATGCAACAGGTACTTTAACTTCAATAAACATTGAATTAAATAAAGCTGTTGGAGAAGACAAACAAATACCTCAAAAAGCTTTAATAATTGATGCTGGGGCAACAATTATAGGATCAGGCTTAGGGGTATCTCATATGGCATGTTATAGTGAAAGTTGTGTAGGTATTTCTCAAGGTGCAAGATCAGGCTTTGCAAACATTATAACTGGGTCATTATTCTTACTAAGCATTCCTTTATTCCCGTTATTCAAAATGATGCCAAATTGTATTTCTGGGGCAGCAACTGCTTTTATAGGAACTATAATGATATCTTCAATTACAGAAATAGAGTGAAAAAAACCAGAAATTGGAGTATCAGCATTTTTTAGTATTTTATTTATGGTTATAACTTACAATATTGCTAATGGTATTGCTGTTGGAATAATTGCATATACAGTCACATCTATAGGAGTAGGAAAAACAAAAGAAGTAAAACCTGTAATTTGAGCATTAGATGTTTTATTCATACTATACTTTATTGCAACTGCATTTATTCAATAA
- the metG gene encoding methionine--tRNA ligase — MPKKFYVTTPIYYPSGNLHIGHAYTTTLADILKRYKDMQGYETFFLTGSDEHGQKIEQKANEAGLSPMEYLEEKVESFKILWKALKIDYSKFIRTTDSYHEETVQKIFTILLDQGYIYEGNYEGLYCVSCEEFLNADQIDENNMCKISNTKLELVKEETYFLKTSLFQKFMENEVLASEFLIPAYRRNEMLNSFVKPELKDLSVTRTSFSWGIPISQNPKHVVYVWLDALTNYITALGYLQSDDSNFKKFWKDENTEILQLAGKEIIRFHSIYWPIILKSLNLRQPTHLLGHGWILSKDTKMSKSLGNVIDPIEMINNYGADALRFYIGYELPTEKDGNFTDELFIESFNAHLANNIGNLISRTNQMITKYFDGFVDMTNIHYDKELTEKGIQTVSEYIKNMDEYKISDAIRNILDLGNACNKYIEEKTPWNLAKEENFSELKNVIATIQRNIAIMTYLLKPILVENYQDMIEQIGLKDVELTFEKIINWNEISFNKLGDKKIIFKRVN, encoded by the coding sequence ATGCCTAAAAAATTTTATGTAACAACACCAATATATTATCCAAGTGGTAACTTGCACATTGGTCATGCCTACACTACAACACTTGCAGATATTTTAAAAAGATATAAAGACATGCAAGGTTATGAAACATTCTTTTTAACAGGAAGCGATGAACATGGTCAAAAAATAGAACAAAAAGCTAATGAAGCTGGACTTTCACCAATGGAATATCTTGAAGAAAAAGTTGAAAGCTTTAAAATACTTTGAAAAGCTTTAAAAATTGATTATTCAAAATTTATAAGAACTACTGATTCATATCATGAAGAGACTGTGCAAAAAATATTTACTATATTGCTAGATCAAGGATATATTTATGAAGGAAACTATGAAGGGCTTTATTGTGTAAGTTGTGAAGAATTCTTAAACGCTGATCAAATTGATGAAAATAATATGTGTAAGATTTCTAATACAAAATTAGAGTTAGTTAAAGAAGAAACTTATTTTTTGAAAACGTCATTATTTCAAAAGTTTATGGAAAATGAAGTTTTAGCTAGTGAATTTCTTATTCCTGCGTACAGAAGAAATGAAATGTTAAATTCATTTGTTAAACCAGAACTTAAAGATCTATCAGTAACAAGAACTTCATTTTCATGAGGGATCCCAATTAGTCAAAACCCAAAGCATGTTGTTTATGTTTGACTAGATGCGCTTACAAACTATATAACTGCTTTAGGATATTTACAAAGTGATGATTCTAATTTTAAAAAATTCTGAAAAGATGAAAACACTGAAATTTTACAATTAGCAGGAAAAGAAATTATTCGTTTTCACTCAATCTATTGACCAATAATTTTAAAATCTTTAAATCTACGTCAACCAACACATTTACTAGGACATGGATGAATTTTAAGCAAAGATACAAAAATGAGCAAATCATTGGGAAATGTAATTGACCCAATTGAAATGATTAATAATTACGGAGCTGATGCACTAAGATTTTATATAGGTTATGAATTACCAACAGAAAAAGACGGTAACTTTACTGATGAGTTGTTTATCGAATCATTTAATGCACACTTGGCAAATAATATAGGTAATTTAATATCAAGAACTAACCAAATGATCACAAAATATTTTGATGGATTTGTGGATATGACAAATATTCATTATGATAAAGAACTAACAGAAAAAGGTATTCAAACAGTTAGTGAATATATTAAAAACATGGATGAATATAAAATTAGTGATGCAATTAGAAATATTTTAGACTTAGGGAACGCATGTAATAAATATATTGAAGAGAAAACACCATGAAATTTAGCAAAGGAAGAAAATTTTTCAGAACTAAAAAATGTTATTGCAACGATTCAAAGAAATATTGCAATTATGACTTATTTATTAAAACCAATTTTAGTTGAGAACTATCAAGATATGATCGAGCAGATAGGTTTAAAAGATGTTGAATTAACATTTGAAAAAATAATTAACTGAAATGAAATTAGTTTTAATAAATTAGGAGATAAAAAAATTATTTTTAAAAGAGTAAATTAA
- a CDS encoding energy-coupled thiamine transporter ThiT: MKRYFYLRVKRINTKDIVVMGLMLALYLILNLMTAYSFTQFYLSLNIKLIPIFVLAAYTDWLRTLIVAILGGIIGFFLPTNADAGIPLAYVFDYWIPLLLVAICSIFLPREFKSKKVKVSKKSKLMMSKTERFNLWFKEKNDWFKWTGVWILIISIYALLGFWSKTFAGVLFYSAGAVEKNQNVWIFSMSVNSVNSVFDWAIYLATIPVVCYTIYPVAKNIY; this comes from the coding sequence ATGAAAAGATATTTTTATTTACGAGTTAAAAGGATAAATACTAAAGACATTGTTGTAATGGGATTAATGTTAGCTTTATATTTAATTTTAAATTTAATGACTGCTTATTCTTTTACTCAGTTTTATTTGTCGCTAAACATAAAATTAATTCCTATATTTGTTTTAGCAGCTTATACTGATTGACTTAGAACATTAATTGTTGCAATACTTGGGGGAATTATTGGTTTTTTTCTTCCAACTAATGCAGATGCTGGTATTCCATTAGCATATGTATTTGATTATTGAATCCCTTTACTTTTAGTAGCAATCTGCAGTATTTTTTTACCAAGAGAGTTTAAAAGCAAAAAAGTTAAAGTTTCTAAAAAAAGCAAATTAATGATGTCTAAAACTGAAAGATTTAATTTATGATTTAAAGAAAAAAATGATTGATTTAAGTGAACGGGTGTTTGAATTCTTATTATTTCAATTTATGCATTGTTAGGATTTTGATCAAAAACTTTTGCAGGAGTTTTATTCTACTCTGCTGGTGCTGTTGAAAAAAATCAAAATGTTTGAATATTTTCAATGAGTGTTAATAGTGTAAATTCAGTTTTTGACTGAGCAATCTATTTAGCAACAATACCTGTTGTTTGTTACACTATTTATCCTGTTGCAAAAAACATTTACTAA